Part of the Streptomyces europaeiscabiei genome is shown below.
TGGGGGGCCTCTTCCAGCTGCTGACGATCGCGCTGTTCTCGTTCTACTTCGCCGCCGACGGCCCCCGGCTCCGGCGTGCGCTGTGCTCCGTACTGCCGCCCGCCAAGCAGGCCGAGGTCCTGCGCGCGTGGGAGATCGCGGTCGACAAGACCGGGGGCTACCTGTACTCACGCGGCCTGATGGCGCTGATCTCCGGTGTGGCGCACTATGTCCTGCTGGAGTACCTCGACGTGCCCTACGCGCCCGCGCTCGCGGTCTGGGTCGGCCTGGTCTCGCAGTTCATCCCCACCATCGGCACCTACCTGGCGGGTGCCCTGCCGATGCTGATCGCCTTCACGGTCAACCCCTGGTACGCGCTGTGGGTCCTTGTCTTCGTGGTCATCTACCAGCAGTTCGAGAACTACGTGCTGCAGCCCAAACTGACCGCCAAGACCGTGGACATCCACCCGGCCGTCGCCTTCGGATCGGTCATCGCGGGCACCGCACTCCTCGGCGCCGTCGGCGCGCTCGTCGCCATCCCCGCCATCGCCACCCTGCAGGCCTTCCTCGGGGCGTACGTGAAGCGGTACGACGTCACGGACGACCCCCGGGTCCACGGGCACCGTGGGCGCGGCGCGGGCAACCTCCTCGCCCGCCTGCGGAGGCGGCCGCACCGGACGGCGGAGGAGGACGGGGCCGACCGCGACGTCCTCACACGCGTGCGCAGGCGGCTGGAGGAGAAGCTCGACCAGAAGCGCGGCACGCGAGGGTCGGTGGACGACTCCGCGAACACACGCCGGGACGGCGTCACCGCGCGCCGGGACACGGAGGCCGAGGGAGGTACCGGGCCGGAGGGCGGTGCCGGGCCCGAGGGAGCCGGACTCGAGAGCGGTACCCCGTAGGGCCGGCGTCGTCGTAGCCCGCCACCCTGTGCCGAGCCCTGTTCTGGCTGCCCTCTCCGCGTGAACCCGCTCTTCCGGAAGTGCTCCGGGTGCCGCGTGGTGCGCTTGACACTAAAATCGAACATCCATTCTTATGGAAGCTCCGGCGAGGCTCCAGGTCGGACTTCGGCAGGGTTTTCGTGGAGAAGTGCCCGAGTTATCCACAGGCCGGGCGGGCGTCGGGGCCCATTGTCAGTGGCAGGCGTTAGCGTCTTTCACGTGAAGCGATCGACTCAAGCAAACCGGGTGGAACCCATGGCAGGAACCGACCGCGAGAAGGCGCTGGACGCCGCGCTCGCACAGATTGAACGGCAGTTCGGCAAGGGCGCGGTGATGCGCCTCGGCGAGCGGCCGAACGAGCCCATCGAGGTCATCCCCACCGGGTCGACCGCACTCGACGTCGCCCTCGGCGTCGGCGGCCTGCCGCGTGGCCGAGTGGTGGAGGTGTACGGCCCGGAGTCCTCCGGCAAGACGACCCTGACCCTGCACGCGGTGGCCAACGCGCAGAAGGCCGGCGGCCAGGTGGCCTTCGTGGACGCCGAGCACGCCCTCGACCCCGAGTACGCGAAGAAGCTCGGTGTCGACATCGACAACCTCATCCTGTCGCAGCCGGACAACGGTGAGCAGGCCCTGGAGATCGTGGACATGCTGGTCCGCTCCGGCGCCCTCGACCTCATCGTCATCGACTCCGTCGCCGCGCTCGTCCCGCGCGCGGAGATCGAGGGCGAGATGGGTGACAGCCACGTGGGTCTGCAGGCTCGTCTGATGAGTCAGGCCCT
Proteins encoded:
- a CDS encoding AI-2E family transporter, with the translated sequence MAPTDETAQFAHQASPFGTTPPTGPPAAPGPGAAPSGRMPRWLPRAMVLALSLVAVFQLGSWAFHQLIGLLINILIAFFLALAIEPAVSWMASKGLRRGFATFLVFVITLVGAAGFVTLLGSMLAGQIIKMVEDFPAYLDSVISWINTSFHTELKRVDIQEGLLRSDWLQKYVQNSATGVLDVSAQVLGGLFQLLTIALFSFYFAADGPRLRRALCSVLPPAKQAEVLRAWEIAVDKTGGYLYSRGLMALISGVAHYVLLEYLDVPYAPALAVWVGLVSQFIPTIGTYLAGALPMLIAFTVNPWYALWVLVFVVIYQQFENYVLQPKLTAKTVDIHPAVAFGSVIAGTALLGAVGALVAIPAIATLQAFLGAYVKRYDVTDDPRVHGHRGRGAGNLLARLRRRPHRTAEEDGADRDVLTRVRRRLEEKLDQKRGTRGSVDDSANTRRDGVTARRDTEAEGGTGPEGGAGPEGAGLESGTP